One genomic segment of Flavobacteriales bacterium includes these proteins:
- a CDS encoding diacylglycerol kinase family protein, which translates to MKKNHNRISSFRFAWKGIVSTWKTEPNFKIHFILLALTITAGFLFHINSTEWIMIVMVATSVLAMEIMNTAIETLTDLESPEYHALAGKTKDLSAAAVLVFTIGAALTGLFIFVPKIYSLLFS; encoded by the coding sequence ATGAAAAAAAATCACAACCGGATTTCCAGCTTTAGATTTGCATGGAAAGGAATCGTTTCAACATGGAAAACCGAGCCCAACTTTAAAATTCATTTTATCTTATTGGCTCTGACAATAACTGCAGGATTTCTGTTTCATATCAATTCCACCGAATGGATAATGATTGTGATGGTTGCTACCAGTGTTTTGGCAATGGAAATAATGAATACCGCCATTGAAACACTTACCGATTTGGAATCACCTGAATATCATGCCTTGGCCGGAAAAACAAAAGACCTGTCGGCTGCTGCAGTTTTGGTGTTTACCATTGGAGCAGCGCTGACAGGTCTGTTCATTTTTGTACCGAAAATTTATTCGCTCTTGTTTTCCTGA